The DNA sequence ATTTGTAACAGTTCCATCTCCTAAGCCTCTCAAAGTTCTCCGAACATTTTAGAGAACCTCTGAAAGTGGGTTGCTGGTTTTCTAAGAAAATATAACGGAGTTTACCGAATGCTTACGCTACAGTTTACCCCGGAACAGATAAAGAACCTCGGACAGATTGCGGCATATTCGGTTAACAAGGTAAATGAAAATTTTAGTAAAGCATTTGCTGAACTAAAATCAGCAATCAAACCAATCGATGAAAAGATAAATCAGTTAAAGTCTCAACAGAGCGTGGTTATTCGCAACGAACATGTTTTTACCATCGATTTTCGAAACAGCAGGGCTGCCCTAACAATGATTTCGATGGCGTTAGTCATTTTATTATCATTGGGCTGTCATAAATGGCAATTCGATAGAAACTGGCAGTTAAAGGACAATGATCTGAAATACCGGTACATCAAATCAATTAACGGGATTAGTTCTGAAAATCTAAACAAACTTGAGAGGATTTTTAAATATCCGAGGGATAAAAAGAAAATTGAAGAAATTCGAGAAAAAGTGGAAGGTTACGAGAACAAATTTAAAGATTAACTAATTCTGACAACTGCTAATTCAAAAGCAAAAACTTATAAGATACCCTGTTTACTTGCATTAAAAACAGCTTCTGCAATATTCGCCACTTGCATTTTTTTTAAGATGCTCGTTTTATGATTTTTAACTGTTGAAACTGATAAATGCATTATAGATGCTATCCTATCCATACTATACCCCATGGCAATACATTTTAAAACCTCAGACTCCTTTTTTGAAAGCTTTTTAACCTCAGATTTCTTAAATAATTTCTCTTCCCTAATAAAATCACAGCGTGTGTGGTTGTCTCGCATTATTACGTGAACATCTCCCGAACTTTTCCTTGAAGAAAGCGTTACCAAACAGATAGCCATCCATATATTTCCATCTTCAGTTAAAAGTAATGGTGCTAGCTTATGGTTGATCATTACCAAACTATTATTTGATCTATGTTTTAACTTGAAATCATAAGAAATGGTAGCATGTTCCCGTCTTTCGACTGGCAACTCATAAAAGAATTTGAATCCCGCTTCATTCAACTCGAATAAGAGTAATAAATCTTCATTAGAGATGCACTCTCCGTAAAAATCATACCCTAGTTTTAAAACCTCTTCCTGAGAATATCCACTTAAAAATAGCGGATTTGAAGAAACGTAAAAGAAACTCTTCCGATAGTAATCAATGATATAATAACTCAGATCACATAATTTCGAAA is a window from the Aquipluma nitroreducens genome containing:
- a CDS encoding response regulator transcription factor, yielding MDRNISHFFEPIKATQYIGSDNYALVEGYLNALKAISKLCDLSYYIIDYYRKSFFYVSSNPLFLSGYSQEEVLKLGYDFYGECISNEDLLLLFELNEAGFKFFYELPVERREHATISYDFKLKHRSNNSLVMINHKLAPLLLTEDGNIWMAICLVTLSSRKSSGDVHVIMRDNHTRCDFIREEKLFKKSEVKKLSKKESEVLKCIAMGYSMDRIASIMHLSVSTVKNHKTSILKKMQVANIAEAVFNASKQGIL